The Penaeus vannamei isolate JL-2024 chromosome 39, ASM4276789v1, whole genome shotgun sequence genome window below encodes:
- the LOC113818939 gene encoding transferrin-like has protein sequence MLNLQYIPMSKMLLQGIGLLIFLTGSRVYGVRVCVTGDAGAVCDSLRADAADLDIACVPGADRYDCLRRVAEKEADVMRADAEDVYLARELYDTQVHVIAETRTAEEQNEPGRYDGVAIVRRSTIKSLEDLRGSKSCHTGYGRTAGWSIPFAHLLELGQIQLNCQSDITVVEHDLKAASSYFGLACIPGRWVPDDKTNARLKAEYNNLCTMCGDPGRCDDQDVHAGYEGALRCLVDSHGDVAWTKRSAVSKFFKKRTSVATSDYGLLCPDGRVLDIDTTEQCRWATRPWTSWLTRSNADNQKDITVALTKLMESAAPPLNEGTTLKPWAKYILGTEVPSVIHTLSPPVTPFKFLNEAGYDTTIDRLGCPEKPVRLCVDSRMGRDKCQALQQVLKSRRIRPTLDCVVPIPPDDCLAMVAAGNADITAVDGGDTFRGHAEYGIYPVVAERYGLLDASYFAVAVVKANSGITSISQLHGKKSCHTGIDKTAGWKIPVVTLLEAGLIPAGNCDFAGELGKFFSQSCAPGAKDSNYDPQGTNPDSLCELCIGNDVKGVSGPTYAGGNLEGKCKRSHIEAFYGYTGAFRCLVQGGGDVAFVKHTTVAENTNGNSNASWTQGLRALDFKLLCKGSGASDVADYNTCHLARVPAHKVVTGIKSNPVMVEEIRILLLRASQQLPKGQDVFTMFGPYQGRPDVIFKDSATELVNLPEDAFHKSIDDTYYRALSELSTCSPKDTPQRGPYSPQTYNEAAATPSLHYLLTVTSAAITWAVAQ, from the exons ATGTTAAACTTACAATATATCCCGATGTCCAAAATGCTACTGCAAGGAATAggtcttctcatttttcttacgGGATCACGTGTCTATGGAG TGCGCGTGTGCGTGACGGGCGACGCGGGCGCTGTGTGCGACTCCCTAAGGGCCGACGCGGCTGATCTGGACATCGCCTGTGTTCCGGGCGCAGACAG GTATGACTGCCTGCGACGAGTGGCGGAGAAGGAGGCGGACGTGATGCGAGCCGATGCCGAGGACGTGTACCTCGCCAGGGAACTGTACGACACACAAGTCCACGTCATCGCGGAAACGAGGACCGCCGAAGAGCAGAATG AACCAGGTCGGTATGACGGCGTGGCCATAGTGAGGCGGTCAACGATAAAGTCCCTGGAGGACCTGAGGGGATCCAAGTCCTGCCACACTGGCTACGGAAGGACAGCTGGCTGGAGCATTCCCTTTGCGCAC CTGCTGGAATTGGGTCAGATTCAGCTGAACTGCCAGAGCGACATCACGGTCGTGGAACATGACCTGAAGGCGGCTTCCAGCTACTTCGGCCTCGCCTGCATCCCCGGCAGATGGGTGCCGGACGATAAAACGAACGCAAGACTCA AGGCCGAGTACAACAACTTATGTACAATGTGTGGCGACCCAGGCCGATGCGACGACCAGGACGTGCACGCAGGCTACGAAGGGGCTCTGCGCTGCCTGGTTGACTCGCACGGGGACGTGGCGTGGACGAAGCGGAGCGCCGTCTCTAAGTTCTTCAAGAAGAGGACTTCT GTCGCTACGTCAGACTACGGCCTGCTGTGTCCCGACGGCCGAGTGCTTGACATCGACACAACCGAACAGTGTCGCTGGGCCACCCGCCCCTGGACTTCTTGGCTCACGCGCTCAAATGCTGA CAACCAGAAAGATATTACAGTCGCCCTCACGAAGCTGATGGAGTCGGCCGCGCCACCGCTGAACGAGGGAACTACACTGAAGCCCTGGGCCAAATATATCCTGGGGACTGAGGTGCCTTCGGTGATTCACACTCTGTCGCCTCCAGTTACTCCCTTCAAGTTCCTGAATGAag CTGGGTACGACACGACCATCGACCGCTTGGGCTGCCCCGAGAAGCCCGTGCGTCTGTGCGTGGACTCCCGCATGGGCCGGGACAAGTGCCAGGCCCTCCAGCAGGTGCTCAAGTCCCGTCGCATCCGCCCCACCTTGGATTGCGTTGTCCCGATTCCCCCTGACGACTGCCTGGCCATGGTGGCAGCCGGGAACGCCGACATCACCGCTGTGGACGGAGGAGACACATTCCGTGGTCACGC GGAGTATGGTATCTACCCGGTGGTAGCAGAGAGGTATGGGCTCTTGGATGCATCCTACTTTGCTGTGGCTGTGGTGAAAGCCAACTCAGGGATCACTTCCATAAGCCAGCTTCATGGCAAAAAATCCTGCCATACTGGTATTGACAAGACGGCAG GCTGGAAGATTCCTGTGGTGACGCTTCTGGAGGCGGGGCTCATCCCGGCGGGTAACTGTGACTTCGCGGGAGAACTCGGCAAGTTCTTCAGCCAGTCATGCGCTCCCGGGGCCAAGGACAGTAACTACGACCCGCAAGGCACCAATCCCGACTCGCTGTGTGAGCTCTGCATAGGGAACGATG tgAAGGGCGTGAGCGGACCCACCTACGCGGGAGGAAACCTGGAGGGCAAGTGCAAGCGCTCCCACATTGAGGCCTTCTACGGGTACACGGGAGCGTTCCGGTGCCTCGTCCAGGGCGGGGGCGACGTGGCCTTCGTCAAGCACACCACTGTTGCCGAGAACACCA ACGGCAACAGCAACGCCTCCTGGACGCAGGGCCTCCGCGCGCTTGACTTCAAGCTGCTGTGCAAAGGGAGCGGCGCCTCCGACGTGGCCGACTACAACACCTGCCACCTTGCACGTGTTCCCGCGCACAAG GTCGTGACAGGGATTAAGTCGAATCCTGTGATGGTGGAGGAAATTAGGATCCTACTCCTGCGCGCCTCTCAGCAGCTACCAAAGGGGCAGGATGTCTTTACCATGTTTGGCCCTTATCAGGGGAGACCAGATGTCATCTTTAAG GATTCTGCCACGGAGCTGGTGAACCTGCCTGAGGATGCCTTCCACAAGTCCATAGATGACACTTACTACCGAGCCCTCAGCGAACTCAGCACCTGCAGCCCCAAAGACACCCCACAGAGAGGACCCTACAGTCCACAGACCTATAATGAAGCTGCTGCTACCCCATCGCTCCATTATCTGCTGACTGTCACTTCTGCTGCCATAACTTGGGCTGTTGCCCAATAG